One Deltaproteobacteria bacterium DNA segment encodes these proteins:
- a CDS encoding sodium:solute symporter family protein — MAERTLVVVTYLLIISLVGIYTRRYARGTPEDFFLAGRNLGPFLLFCTMAATNFSAFTVFGFSGAGYRLGYGFYPIMAFGTAFMAVTFSFIGKRVWQLGKKEGHITPAELIGRRYRSRALRLVFFGVMVIFTLPYIAIQPISAGYALESLLGIPYFAGALLVMGVIVAYVFLGGLRGVVWTDALQGAMMILLMITALMIAAAPHGGLIRANLTAFHRFPDLYSRPGPNNAFPLGIWFSYMILWFLCDPLFPQLFQRFFAAKDRRSLDITMLTYPLVTGLLFLLPVSIGVIGRLSLPGLKGKEADRILPLLMQQLADNWIGALVLTAGLAALMSTLDSQLLTLSSMFARDIPRRPHGAKNQQKIGRIFVIVLAVAGLAIAYRPPSTILTIATQTFTGLAVLFPTLVAGLYWPRATALGAGLSILIGETMVVLYALGWLPTLGFLPVVPVLLVTSVVIIVVSLLQRGRPSAEPELPGSIGGRPIGRKKAVTGGAVFAVLFLLGIDYWSWGSATPLILGFPWWLWYFVGLNGLLIVAMALFLRDRPL, encoded by the coding sequence TTGGCAGAGAGAACTCTTGTCGTCGTCACCTACCTCCTTATCATCTCGCTGGTAGGCATCTATACGCGCCGATATGCAAGGGGAACCCCGGAAGATTTCTTTTTGGCCGGGAGGAATCTCGGTCCCTTTCTCCTCTTCTGCACCATGGCCGCCACCAATTTCTCCGCCTTCACGGTCTTCGGATTTTCCGGAGCAGGCTATCGGCTGGGATATGGATTCTACCCCATCATGGCCTTTGGCACCGCGTTCATGGCCGTCACCTTCAGCTTCATCGGCAAGCGGGTCTGGCAACTGGGCAAAAAAGAAGGCCATATCACTCCCGCCGAACTGATCGGCAGGAGATACCGGAGCAGGGCTCTGCGGCTTGTTTTCTTCGGAGTCATGGTCATCTTCACCTTGCCCTATATTGCCATCCAACCGATCTCCGCCGGCTACGCCCTCGAATCGCTCTTGGGAATTCCCTATTTTGCCGGTGCCCTTCTGGTCATGGGTGTAATCGTTGCTTATGTCTTCCTGGGAGGACTTCGGGGCGTGGTTTGGACCGACGCTCTTCAGGGAGCCATGATGATTCTTCTGATGATCACTGCTCTAATGATCGCCGCTGCTCCCCACGGCGGCTTGATACGGGCCAATCTCACCGCCTTTCATCGCTTCCCGGATCTCTACTCGAGACCGGGCCCCAACAACGCCTTCCCCCTGGGTATCTGGTTCAGCTATATGATTCTCTGGTTTCTATGCGATCCTCTGTTCCCACAACTATTCCAGAGATTCTTTGCAGCCAAGGACCGCCGTTCTCTCGATATCACGATGCTCACCTATCCTCTGGTCACGGGCCTTCTCTTTCTCCTTCCCGTATCCATCGGAGTGATCGGACGTCTCTCCCTGCCCGGGCTCAAAGGGAAAGAGGCCGACAGGATCCTGCCTCTTCTCATGCAGCAACTGGCAGACAACTGGATAGGCGCTCTCGTCCTCACCGCCGGGCTGGCTGCACTCATGTCGACTCTCGATTCACAGCTATTGACCCTGAGTTCGATGTTTGCCAGAGATATCCCGCGAAGGCCTCACGGCGCGAAAAACCAGCAGAAGATCGGCAGGATCTTTGTTATCGTCCTGGCCGTAGCCGGCCTGGCCATAGCCTATAGGCCGCCGAGTACGATTCTGACAATTGCGACCCAGACCTTCACGGGCCTCGCTGTCCTCTTCCCCACCCTCGTCGCCGGACTCTACTGGCCAAGGGCTACGGCCCTTGGTGCAGGTCTCTCCATCCTGATCGGGGAGACCATGGTTGTACTCTACGCTCTGGGCTGGCTTCCCACCTTGGGGTTCCTCCCGGTTGTTCCGGTGCTCCTCGTCACGAGTGTCGTCATTATAGTGGTGAGCCTTCTCCAAAGGGGCAGGCCCTCGGCGGAACCGGAACTGCCTGGAAGCATCGGTGGGAGACCAATCGGACGAAAAAAGGCTGTCACAGGGGGCGCCGTGTTTGCAGTACTCTTCCTCCTGGGAATCGATTACTGGTCATGGGGATCGGCCACGCCTCTGATTCTCGGTTTTCCCTGGTGGCTCTGGTATTTTGTCGGGCTAAACGGGTTGCTCATTGTCGCCATGGCCCTTTTCTTGCGGGATCGGCCCCTGTAG
- a CDS encoding AsmA family protein, whose translation MVRVLKWLGIIIGALVLLLFVFALLLPRIVDFNKYKPAIQSMVTESTGRAFSIGGDIQLTVFPWAGLSLSDIHLGNAKGFREEDFLSLDRLEVRVKLLPLIFKEIDVRRFILKSPRVVLERDEAGRGNWQDLTGRAEQKKTRKKPASKEKPSPGIKKLTVGEFAVTSGELLWLDRRKGTEQRLTEVDLGLHPISLDRPISLDLSARLNGRPIRIKGRVGPLGVSLGREKIPFSLEVRGLDVLVARVRGFLAGLDEGPRFEIAVETDPFSPRKLAKALGSDLSKKMRSPDAFKEMALKVTATGTSKAVDLKGGVLKLDGSTMNFDVEASQFEKPVCKFDLAVDRIDVDRYLPASAGSEDKEKHGGGTKGEGKPRFAFPRKAVVEGEIRIGELKIRGADLSQVMARVEMREGIIRVDPFSMSLYGGKLSGIFTGNLQQERPRIRIVSGMEHVDAGPLLKDLGYTDRIQGLIDFSGDISFRGTEPEQIRETLNGKGQFSFTDGAIVGFDIVQMVRNVKAVFGMEKTERLKTEFSELRGKFTLKDGLLVNPSTYLASPLLRVVGRGRIDLPRETIEYRVEPKFVATLQGQGDSGLRKGFMVPVEISGTISHPRFRPDLSGLLESEKVMEAAPKILEDLVGKEGGGEATKQKALKILEDLTQGKQSTEGGLQELIPGLFSSGKKE comes from the coding sequence ATGGTCAGAGTGCTAAAGTGGTTGGGAATCATCATAGGAGCCCTGGTTTTGCTTCTCTTTGTTTTTGCACTCCTACTCCCCCGAATCGTGGATTTCAACAAATACAAACCCGCTATCCAGAGCATGGTGACAGAATCCACTGGTAGAGCCTTTTCTATCGGGGGAGATATCCAGCTTACCGTGTTCCCCTGGGCCGGACTGTCCCTGTCGGACATACATCTCGGCAATGCGAAGGGGTTCAGGGAAGAAGACTTCCTCTCCCTGGACCGGCTCGAGGTGAGAGTCAAACTGCTCCCCCTGATCTTCAAGGAGATCGACGTGAGGCGGTTTATCCTGAAAAGTCCCAGGGTCGTGCTTGAAAGAGATGAGGCCGGCCGGGGAAACTGGCAGGATCTCACCGGGAGAGCAGAGCAAAAGAAGACCAGGAAGAAGCCTGCCTCCAAGGAGAAACCCTCCCCTGGGATCAAGAAACTCACGGTGGGGGAGTTTGCCGTGACCTCCGGAGAACTACTCTGGTTAGATCGCCGGAAGGGCACCGAGCAGCGGCTCACGGAAGTCGACCTGGGGCTGCACCCGATCTCCCTGGATCGACCCATCTCCCTTGATCTCTCTGCACGGCTGAACGGGCGGCCTATCCGGATCAAAGGCAGGGTAGGCCCTCTCGGGGTGTCTTTGGGAAGAGAGAAGATTCCCTTTTCTTTAGAAGTACGGGGACTGGACGTGTTGGTGGCCCGGGTCAGGGGTTTTCTGGCCGGGTTGGATGAGGGACCTCGATTCGAAATAGCCGTTGAGACCGACCCTTTCTCTCCCCGGAAACTGGCAAAGGCCTTAGGTTCTGATCTTTCCAAGAAGATGAGATCCCCCGATGCCTTCAAGGAGATGGCTCTTAAGGTAACCGCAACCGGGACATCCAAGGCGGTGGACTTGAAGGGAGGGGTCTTAAAGCTGGACGGTTCCACAATGAATTTCGACGTGGAGGCGAGCCAATTTGAGAAGCCTGTGTGCAAGTTCGACCTTGCCGTGGACAGGATCGATGTGGACCGGTATCTACCTGCTTCGGCCGGAAGCGAAGACAAAGAAAAACACGGGGGAGGTACGAAAGGGGAGGGGAAACCCCGGTTTGCTTTCCCCCGGAAGGCCGTGGTGGAAGGGGAGATTCGTATCGGGGAATTGAAGATCCGGGGGGCAGACCTTTCCCAGGTGATGGCCAGAGTCGAGATGCGGGAAGGGATCATCCGGGTGGACCCCTTTTCCATGAGTCTTTACGGTGGCAAGCTTTCCGGTATCTTTACGGGGAATCTTCAGCAGGAGAGACCGAGGATCAGAATCGTCTCCGGGATGGAGCATGTGGATGCAGGTCCTTTGCTGAAAGACCTCGGCTACACGGACAGGATCCAAGGGCTCATCGATTTCAGTGGAGATATCTCGTTCAGGGGTACAGAGCCAGAGCAGATAAGGGAGACACTAAACGGGAAGGGTCAGTTCTCTTTCACCGACGGGGCCATTGTAGGATTCGACATTGTCCAGATGGTTCGAAACGTGAAGGCCGTTTTCGGGATGGAGAAAACCGAGAGGCTCAAGACCGAGTTCTCAGAACTCAGGGGTAAGTTCACCTTGAAGGACGGCCTGCTCGTCAACCCCTCCACCTACCTGGCCTCTCCCCTTTTGAGGGTGGTGGGCAGGGGAAGGATCGACCTGCCACGGGAGACAATCGAATACAGGGTGGAGCCCAAGTTCGTGGCTACTCTACAGGGGCAGGGCGACAGCGGTTTGAGGAAAGGGTTCATGGTTCCCGTTGAGATCTCCGGGACAATCTCTCACCCAAGATTCAGGCCGGACCTATCCGGTCTTCTGGAGAGTGAAAAGGTGATGGAGGCGGCCCCGAAGATCCTGGAGGATCTGGTGGGTAAAGAAGGGGGCGGAGAGGCAACAAAGCAGAAAGCCCTGAAGATCCTGGAAGACCTGACCCAGGGAAAGCAAAGCACGGAGGGTGGCCTCCAAGAGTTGATCCCAGGGCTTTTCTCTTCGGGCAAGAAGGAGTGA
- a CDS encoding cupin domain-containing protein translates to MLVRNVKEVPEISLKTVLHEGKPLDITGTSIRWLVHNRYGGPEYRHNFALRHFTMKPGGKIPFHAHEYVEAVFVLEGSLIFKSETEAARVGPGDVIYTYTWEGHSLENPSKTETAVFTCTIDCPGDGSNCLEPEHP, encoded by the coding sequence ATGCTGGTTAGAAATGTCAAAGAGGTACCTGAGATTTCCCTGAAGACCGTTCTCCATGAGGGCAAGCCCCTCGACATAACCGGAACATCCATCCGGTGGCTGGTCCATAACCGGTACGGAGGGCCTGAGTACAGGCACAACTTCGCCTTGCGCCATTTCACCATGAAACCGGGAGGAAAGATCCCCTTCCACGCCCATGAGTACGTAGAGGCCGTCTTTGTCCTGGAAGGGTCTTTGATCTTCAAAAGCGAAACGGAGGCCGCAAGAGTCGGACCGGGAGACGTGATATACACCTATACATGGGAAGGTCATTCCCTTGAAAACCCGAGCAAGACCGAGACGGCCGTATTTACCTGTACCATCGATTGTCCCGGGGACGGCAGCAACTGCCTCGAACCCGAGCATCCTTGA